GTGCCAAACCCAGGAGAAGGTCTCCCGCCTAGAGTGTCGGGGCAGCTGCCCGGGGGGAGCAGAAGGACAGGGCCCCTGCTGCACCCCCCTTCGCAGCAAACGCAGGAAATACACCTTCCAGTGCACTGATGGCTCTTCTTTCGTCCAGGAAGTGGAGAAAGTGGTCAAGTGTGGCTGTACACAGTGTTcctcataaaaaagaaaaaaaagaaaacaagagacaaCACCCTTGGCAGGTTTCCTCCTCTCCCgatatgttttatgttcttgCCCGCCTTACTTGATCCCTGTCTCCCTTGTCCAAGGTCCCAATTTATCCTGAGAAAAACCTTCACCCGCCACAGTCCCCTCCCCCAacatccctgtttttttttgtttttttttaactctttaaaaaatcaacaaaaaaatcaagagaaacaacaaaaaaatagtttcttttctttgtcagtgCTGGACTGATGATTGATGCTTCCTCGGTGGGGATGTTGAATTGTATTGTAAAGTACAAAAACagacttattttttattatgaagtggagaaaaagacaaaaaaaaaacacaagagttgACCTTTTCCTTACATCTACTTCTTTTTGTTGGTCATGATGACTCCAATAGTGTGTCACACTGTCTCTTCCCTGGAGGACTGACCGGTCACTGACGGCTGACTGCTTCCTGTAGACTTCCTGCTTTGTGTCTGTGAGTTATGTGTTTTAGGAGTAACCTTAACTGGTAGTACCATAGACTCACCACTGGGTGAAGCTGCATTAAGGCATGGAAGACGGCGGGCAGTGATTACCCCCAACGACACAAGAAACCACCACTGTATCTCCCTCGACAGACCTCCTGAACCCTTGGAGGCTGTGTGCACGATCCTATACACAGCTGCGCTCAAACTTGTGGTATTTTTTACAGCtactgaccaacacacacacacacacacacacacacacacatgcacacacacacacacacacacacaaacacacacacacacatacacatacacagacacacacacaaatgctctCATCTGTAGAAGAGTTCTACACAAGACCTGCCAGATTGAATACAGTACTCTCTGTATATCTACCCCCAGTCATGAATGACAAGTATTTATTGTATCATAAATACCTGTACTTATTCAGTAGATCCCCTATGTATCAATCTGAttcttttaatatatattaatttatatttgtccttatttttgtattaaaaagacataatcTGTCAAGATAGCTGAACTAACAAAATGGTGTCCTTTATTTTGGTTGAagagaagttgtttttttgatcACTGAAACTATTGTGCTTGCCAGAGACCTTAGTTACATTTTAATCTGCAAATGTGACGTGAAGacattgtatatttttgtcACGTTTCCTGAGAGTTTGTACTGTGCCATTACCAGAAGGTCTTTATATTAGAATATAAATGTATAGATAATTTCCCTACctgtatttacatgtatttcACACACAAATCTTGTGCGTAGCATTGACCATAGAGGATGCTTAGAactgtttttacctttttaacaAATTTATGCTTAAAgaatactgtgacttttctaAATGAAACTACTTTGTTAGCCCCTTGGTCTCTGATGTTAACATGTTGCTGCTAAGTTTTTGTACCGTAGACTTGGATCCTGATCTGTATGTTATATAGAACTTCCTGTTCCTACTGTACGGGGGCACCTTGTGTAACAGATAAATACATCCCCCCACCTCTACACATGTGCATTGTGCTTTATATTCCCCTCTTCTCCATCCCCAGACTAATGTCAGTTCCCTGACTGATGTTTGTTTATTAAACACAATATTTACCTCACACTTCtcacttctgctttttttgtcacattaagaCGTCCAAGTCAGAAATATTCCCTTCAAAATACTGAAGAGAATGATAATTAAAGTTAAGCACAATAATGTGGACAGTAATcttccattattatttttaacattctttGCATAAAATGGAGAATACAGCAGCAACTGTTCAATATGTCATCATACTCTACTTATCTTCATCCCCTGTTAGACTCTAGGTAAATGTTTAACCTTCTGCAGTGACATTTGTAAACCTGGTGTCATATGCTCCTCCACACTTCcatagtatttcatttaaattttagaGCATGTAAAACCGGTTTAGTCTGGTCCCACTATATTAAACAATAGGGCTGGTGATATTCTAAATTTTTCTTATTGCCAACAAAACccatgaaatgaacaaaaaacaacattgtctgAATAGCCAGCACTTAATATAGTTTATTCTTATTGGTCCCAGACCTCCATTGTggtccaaaaactattaataaCACATTAATCAGGGGTGActttgcactgggtgacatgttccttcattgtGATGATAATGGACACTGTGGTTTAATTAAATTAAGCCAGTGTCCTGTGCTGCAGTTATTCACCAAATGTGGAGTAATCTGTAGCAAATAGTCCCCAAGAAATGCACATTTTGGTCCTGTTTGAGTTACAAACTGGGGCccagctgttttattttattttgtaaattattgtgtccttatttataaataaaactgtacatTTGTGGCCAGTTTTTCTTCAGTTGGAACACATCAGCTTAAGGCTGAGAGCCACAGACAACGGAGGGAAGTTAGAAAGTATTAAGAGACAGactaacacattgttgtgtttgatatttTCATGAGATGtgttgacattaaaacatttataggaaaaaaatgcaagccttatgctttaatgtttttgtactACAGGTAGCAAGTGTAATTTGTAATAAAATTCAATGTGTTAAAAGACTATGCTGCTGTATATATTATGATAGACTATGCACTGTTGCCTACAATTCTAAgaatttacaattttaaagaGAGGCTCATTTGTGCTTTTGCAGAAAAGCCTCTAAAACTGTATCTAGAACCACATGGGTTACTAAAGCCATATTGAGAAGCACGTTGACTATTTTGAAGTAGTAGGtaatatttaagtattttaactgtattataaataacatttcatgGACATTGGTCTGGGTGGAAATCCTGCCAAACTTGTGAAAAAGAATTGGAtgtgaaaaatatatatgtCCAACTTATAGAATTTAATATTAATCAACACTGCCAGTGTGGTGAAAGTAAATTGTTTGTCACGTGCAGTGTGAAAGAGCATCTCATTAGACAGATAGGATCCAAAATTGAGTGACcttaaacaaatgcaaatgcacAGGAGACAAAGACAATCAACTCAAGTACCTTAGGTGGAAGGTTAAGATGTCCCGCTTGGgacatttgttgcattttctgtcaataaatactgtaaaaagtttaatattttgttttattatgcaGTTTTATAGCGCCATCTGCTGGTGTGCAACTTAATTACAAAATACTTTATATTGTAACATTAGATCTTCTTTACAACAACACAAGCAGAAAACCAAGGCTCCTGCTAAGAAAATTGAGAGACAATGTCATTAGGAGCTTTACAAATTAATCTGACTTGACCATTATTGAAATCTAGTTGACTACAACTGTGATGGTTAAACTGACATGCCATAATCCTCAAATGTTTAATACAtcaaaaacatgtacaaataaCCCTCTCAGCGGTAGAACAGTAAAACAGCAGACTCAGTCATCTCTTTGGAAGCGCTCCAGCCTTGCTCCCTTCCCAGTCTGTCCCAGTCAAATGATGGGAAGTCCCCACACTGGTCAGGGTAGAAATATCCACCTCCTCCTATACAGTActggagacacagacacatgcacacaataacAACCGTATTATTAAACAGTTTAAGTTGCTGTGTTTTTGCAATATGCAATGATGGACTCACATGTTCAGTGTTGCATCCAGTGATCGGCTTGACCCCGGAGCAGATAGCCATGGCTGCACGTTCATTGTTTATTGCTCTAAATGTGATGAAACCTGGTTCAAACTCCcctttcacacaaacaaaaagaacacGACTTGATTGCAGCAGGattaatttagtttagttgatATCTAAACCATTTCATAATTGAAGGACAACGTTTTAACTTAAAAAGTTAATTGaatattttatcactttgttttgTAGTAAATTTACACAGTAGCCTATTTTGGAAAATCTTATAACATTAGTAAATTATGAATGACTTCATTAAGCACTAATCCTGATTGATATCCACACATATCCATAATGGTGAGAAAGCGCAACATGAGctccttttccttccttctcagTAGCTGTTTACCTCTAGGATTGGGTCCATACAACATCTTGGTTGACACTCTGTCTCCGTGGTCGTACACAATGGGAATAGCTGGCCCTCTGTTGCTGCAGGAGCCAACGTTGTATCTCACTGGATATTGCTAGAAGATTGTATTGTTGTCACATAGCATGGCCACTGAGTGTTCTTAATTTTGATTCACTGTCAGTTCTAATTAACTTTTGGTAACCTTAGACATTTGATCTCAGTTCCAAAGGAAAGTTAAAGTTTAAACAGTAAGGCTAAGCTAAAGGGGCAGGGGTTATTTGTGTGACCCCCACCAACCACCAAccacaataaaagcataaaaagctTCTTAATGAGAACCACGGAAATGACATACCAAATGTGTTTGTCATGcattcaaaattgtacttatGCAAAAGCAGCCTTCAAAAGTATTAGAATCTAAATATTCACGTAAAGTACCAAAAATACTTATTATGCTGACTGGCCTACTTCAGGATAGATTATATTGCATATTTCGTAATGCATTTATGTGTAAGGATCACTTCAATGTTGCAGCTCGTAAAGTTGAAGCTAATTTTTATCAAATACTGCCAGGTTTCCTATGCATATAACATCATTTACATGTTAATTATATTTAGTATTacaaatctgaatctgcaaagtaactagtaactccCGCTGTCAAAtacatgtagtggagtaaaagtaccatatataaaaaaaaaagaaatactcaaTTGCATATACCTATTTAAGTACAGTTCTTGAATCAATGTCCTTAGTAACTTTCTACCATGATAATTTAACATAGCTTCACATTACCTTGAAGAGGTGAAAGAGGTTCCCTCCATACAGGCTGAGGAAGCGGTTGTCAGTGTGGTAGCGGAGGATTGCTGCCTGGTTCCAGTGTTCCAGTGGAAAGTTGTTGGGAACGTGCCACACAGACATGTCCTCTGCTACTATATCATAGTAACCTGGATTCTGTGAAAGTTACATTTATTGGTTCAGTTAGTTTGGTAATATCACATAATTCCCTGCATGGCTCCTCCCAACTTTACCTCGAGGGGTCTAATTATCCAGAGTATGCAGGGACTTtatgttaaaaagtaaattgACCTCAAAATCGAACTGTAAAAGAACAATAGTGTCagcaaatgtacttttttgaaaaaaagaaaaaactatgtCTTCATATTTTGGacctttctctttgtttttctttgggaaATATTGGATGATTGGATCAACAGTTATTGAAGTGACTCCCTCCATAAAAGTTTACTTAAATGCAGTACAGTATAAATGCAgttttagttactttccaccacatCAAGTTGTACCTTAAAATCATCCGAGGTGGCCCCCTCTGCTGCTCCAAAGGTGTTTCTGTTGGACCAGTTCCCGTCTCCATCTGGAAGTTCAGCATTGTTGCCCTGCTGACTGGACCAGCGGTCGCCCACTGTGCACCTTCCGTAAACACTGTTCTCATGGACGCTCGCCACTAGCGTCCAGCCGCCTCCCGCTGTGGTCATGTCACAAAAGGTCTGATAGACCATGCCATTAGCAGTGGTCAGATAGTATAATCCATCTGGAAATATTACACTTagtgttaatgtaaaaaaaaaaaaaacatcattactTTCAGAGGGTTGCAACACGTTGATCAATAACCTTTGTTAAGTTAAAAAGTATTGTCAGAAGAAACACCTTCCTGTTCGTTATATCTGTCCCGGATGTCTTTACAGCTCCCTGCAACATATGTGGACCTCTTCCTTAATTTTTCCAAATGATCAAAGTTTGTCACGGTGAGTGTTGGAGTCTTCTTAACATCCTTTGTGGCTTCTGTGATGATGTGCTTCTCATTTACTGAAAATGAAGccaaatgtgttaaaatatgaaaaggagcataataggaatgtgtgcacatgtgtgttttgtgtttcctttACCTGCAACTGAAGAATAATCAGCTTCAACTAGGGATGTATGATCAGCAAAGGATACATGATCCACTGACACCAAAACCACTAAAAGCAAAACCTTGTGGTGTAACATTGCTGtaaagaaacatgtaaaaatctttaaaatttgAAAGATGCCATGTGTTATTCCTTACACCACTGGTTGTCAACCTTTGGGTCTGAGGTACCCCCACAGCCTTGTCAGATGAACACACGTACCCCTTCATCAATTCcctatatatttttaaaatgtatgacacTATTCATATAACAGTGGATATTGTTTCTCATACAATTGAACTATCAGTATTATGGTGGGTTTGGTCATCaatactactagtactactatgcacttaacaaaaaagtgtgaaataactgaaaacatgtcttgtattctagtttcttcaaagtagccacatatttatttatgtgtatattatGGCATATTAGATGTCTGAAATATTGGCATATTAGATGTCTGAAAAttaatttaagattttaagaGAGTCTAGAAAATTGGtaataatatttgtgtgtgttgggttttcattttattttgttgtatttcctTCTCATCTCATGTCTCACTGATAATGAAGCTGGTGTCTAGAAAAGGGAAAGAAGCAAGGTGGAAATTATTTAGTCCATAgtggttttgttttgactgtgtGGTTGACTGTATCAATGGcagcagttttaaaatgtatccaaCGAACAAATAACAAAACTACTCACATTACATTGCCGCAATGCCTAAATCAAACTCAGGGAGATAGAAATTAAATGATCAGTTTAAATTGCAAACAGAGATGCTTACCAAGACCTTTTAAGATTCAGCAAATGTCTAATAATGATCCAATCATACTATTTACAAAATATCCAAACACTATTAGATCATGTCAAACAATATTTCTATGAGAAAATGTCACATtcttgcatgtactgtacatgcaattTTCTAATTAATCTCCAAAATCTTATACTCAAACAGTTTGATATAGATCTcccattatatattatattatcttACATAATAGAGCTACAGTTAATACAGTATCGTGGGTTtacatatttgaaatattttaataataaaaaatgttctgtGGGTCCAACAAGTTCGAAAATTATAAGATTTGTTCCTTGCTGACAACACAGCTCTTTGCCTCATATATTTATGAACACCAAATCAAGTGTGAAATTAAGATGAACTTTGATTAGTTTTGATGTAATTGTGAGAATTAAAACCCAAATCAGTGTAATGAACATTAATTTCAAAAATAGTAGAAGATTTCCATAACTGCTGAAAGTCTGAAATACATAAGTACATTTGCTAATGTCATTTCTAGTCAGTAAAACAAATGAGACAACATT
The sequence above is drawn from the Etheostoma cragini isolate CJK2018 chromosome 2, CSU_Ecrag_1.0, whole genome shotgun sequence genome and encodes:
- the LOC117936122 gene encoding intelectin-like — translated: MKIFSQEHAMLHHKVLLLVVLVSVDHVSFADHTSLVEADYSSVAVNEKHIITEATKDVKKTPTLTVTNFDHLEKLRKRSTYVAGSCKDIRDRYNEQEDGLYYLTTANGMVYQTFCDMTTAGGGWTLVASVHENSVYGRCTVGDRWSSQQGNNAELPDGDGNWSNRNTFGAAEGATSDDFKNPGYYDIVAEDMSVWHVPNNFPLEHWNQAAILRYHTDNRFLSLYGGNLFHLFKQYPVRYNVGSCSNRGPAIPIVYDHGDRVSTKMLYGPNPRGEFEPGFITFRAINNERAAMAICSGVKPITGCNTEHYCIGGGGYFYPDQCGDFPSFDWDRLGREQGWSASKEMTESAVLLFYR